The following is a genomic window from Colletotrichum lupini chromosome 5, complete sequence.
AAGGTCGCCAAGGCGGCCGACAAGGTCAAGGGCGCCGTCAAGGGCAAGGCCGAGAAGCCTGCCGAGAAGCCTGTTGAAAAGGTTGCCGAGAAGCCCGTCGAGAAGCCCGCCGCTGCCAATGGCTCTGGCAAGAAGGTCAAGGCGGCTAAGGGTGAGACAATCGACCTCGACGGCTTCGGCGGCGACATTGAGACCAATGATGGCGAGAAGACGACCCTAAAGGAGCTCGTCGACAAGAGCAAGGCCGGCGTCGTCCTCTTCACCTACCCGAAAGCCTCGACTCCCGGATGTGAGTGTGTCCCTGCACCGATAGATGCTTGGTAATACCTACCTCTTGCCCGATCAACCGTGCTGACGAGCTTTTGATATCCAGGCACCAAGCAAGCCTGCCTCTTCAGAGACTCGTACGAGCCGCTTACCAAGACGGGTTTCGCCATCTACGGCCTGTCCATGGACTCGCCCAAGGCCAATACCACCTTCAAGGAGAAGCAGAAGTTGCCTTACCCGCTGCTCTGCGACCCCAAGGCGACCCTGATTGCTGCCATTGGCCTGAAGAAGCCGCCCAAGAGCACCCAGCGCGGCGTCTTTGTCGTCGACAAGGCCGGCAAGGTCCTCATCGCTGAGCCCGGTAGCCCCGCGGGCACCGTTGACGTCGTCACGGCGCTGATTGAGGGCGGCGATGTCGACGGTGCCGAGGAGGCCGCGACTGAGGCCCCTGCCGCCGATGccaaggaggaagaggaggcggCCAATGGAGAGGTCAAGGCTGATGAGGAGAAAAAGGAGGATGCTGCCGATGAGGCCGAGAAGAAGGATGAGAAGAAGGACGAGTAATTATGTCATATTGCTGCAGTGTAAGTATAATTTCGTGACGGAAAATGCGTTTGCAATTGGAGGGCCTGAACAGCGCAAGGCAAGGCAGGGTTTTCTTGTATCCGTATAGTAGCTGGGAATTGATTGTCTGGCGTTGGGCGTGTGCATTGCCTTTTTCCATTCCTCGTCGGCGTATTCGAGATGCACAGCTCTGCGGTGCGTTGCGAAATTGCGCGCCATCTTGACCCACGGCCGATTCGATGCGATGAACCCCCCGGAAATTCCAGCGATGTAGCTTTACAAGGGGAAGTGGTGAAGTGGATACTTTGGTCCAAGAGCTGGTGGTGCTGGGTTGCAAATTCAAGCACGGCTATTGCTTCGACCGGCAAAACCTCGGCCCTCCGGTTCCTTGCCAGAAACTGGAGCACTCTCTCCCGTCCCCCGAACCTCACAACCAACCTCAAGCTGGTCATCGAACCGTTTGCCAATCGAAACCCACCAACCCCAAATCTCCCCTCCACCGTCTACAGACGTCGCCAAAGATGGCCTCCAAGGCAATTGCGAAGGCTGCGGCAGGCGGTCTCGTGGAGATCTCCCAGGTACGAACCTCAATTGATCCTGCGAAAAAGCAGGGAAATCCAAACACCATCACGAATCATCACGGCCACCACCATGCTTCCACCACCCCTCCGACGAACCATTGAACGACCTCGATTGAGCAAACAGTAGCTAACCttgtcctcttcctcctcctacAGAAGCACACCCTCCAGTCCACAGGCATCTGGGAACGCATCCGCCGCTCCCTGGCCATCGACCCCAACCGCTCCTCCGGCGTGCCCTTGAACCCGACCTTCCGCAACCCGGCACCGGGCGCCAACGACCCCCTGGCCTACGACGACCCCGTCACCGTCCCCGCGGGCGACATCGCCGACAACCCGTACTGGAAGCGCGACGCCCGCCGCAACTACCCGGCCATCAGCGTCGTCAACCAGGCCGACGTCGTCGGCCTGCTGGCCGTCGGGTCCGCCGCCAACCCGCGCGTCGAGCTCATCGGCGAGGCGGGCGAGAAGGCGCTCGTCGCGGCCAAGGAAGAAGGAAAGACGACGGGCATCGCGGCTTACCTCGAGAAGAACGCCGCGCAGGGCGCCGTCGAGGCGAGCAAGGAAGCGCTGTTTACGAATGGGTTGCCGCCGACGCCGAGTGGTGAGAGTTTGAAGAGTGGGAAGTGGGATGTGCACAAGTACAAGGTCAACGAGGAGCAGACCTACGGTGAAGGGTGAGTTTTGATTTCGTTCtgctctctttttttttactcggGGAGAGGGGGGCGTCGTGTGGTTTGGTGACGACGAGGAACTTTGCTAACCTTGAGTGAACAGCTACCCTTGCCGGACTTTTGCTTGAGCAATTTGGAAACCGCGGGGCTCGCTGTACAGTGTGGAGAGAGGAGGGACAGTTGTAAATATGAAGGGCACTAGATTCCATTGAAacgtttttcttttcttcacGTTCACGTCTCCAAGAATCGACCTCTGCAGGTCTGCGTGCTACTCTATTCGTTCGTTGGGTACCTCACCCCCGTTTCTCATGATGTAGCCGTTTTCAAAATCTCAAACGGCCATCGACAAAAACCGCCCCATATGTTGTCTTCCTTGATAAGACAAGAAACAacaagaaaagaagaaaaaaactcCCTCAAATCTCCTTGGTCTCCGGGACCTTTATAtcgccagcagcagcaggagcCTCAGGCGCAGAAACCACTTCACCCGTCATGCGCTCAATGATCTTGACTTTGCCCTGCGCCCTCTTCAACCTGTCGTCAAAGTCGTTGACGGCGTCGTCGCTGTTCTCCTTGGAGAGCGTGTCCGGCTCGACCAGCGCAAACGCCGTCGTGACGTTCTTTTCCAGTCTCGCGTtgggcggcagcggcggtAGGGAGCAGGTCTTGTTTTGTGACTCTGATGGCGGCTCTGTCGATAGCTGGGCTTGCTCGGCCGAGCCCGAAACCGAGGCTGAGGCTGCCGCTGAAGAACTGGACGGCTTTTTGGTGGCTGTGCTGCTATTCTTCTGGGGGAGGGACAGTCTATTGGCCCATATGACGGCGCGGGCGTGTATCCTTCCGCTCTCGTAGAATTTCTCGTAGCCCTTTGCGAGGCCGACGGAGCGGCCCTCGATTTTGCCTGCTTGGATGCCGTCTTCGGTGCCTTGGCGGAAGCCCTCCGAGAAGAATTGATCTTCGAGGGTGAGGACGTCGTCAAAGGGGTCTAGAGACATGGTGGGCGATGACTTTCATGAAAGGTGAATAGGTGAAACTTGGATTTTTTTTGGGATTTAACGCCTGAGAGTGCCTCTTCGGGTTGTAAGCCACGGTGAGTCTTGGTAATTGACGTTGAGAGTTGATGGAGGGGTGCTTTGAAATGGTGGCGGGGCAAAATTGTGTAGTTTGACTCAGCGGATTTTTTGGCTAGTGGTTTACACCCGTAAGTTTCGACCCCCAACTTTTAAAGATGAACTCTTACGACCCAGCAACACGTGGTTAGATGAATACTTATGAATTGACTTTCGTATTTTCGACAAGAGAAATCATCGCTCAAGGGCCGAAAATGGGGATAATTCTAACTAAACGGAACATGGGGAATTGGATTCTAAGTCTACCTCGTAACTAACACAGCAAACTCCGCAAATTTACGGCCTCACAATTCAACGTAAGAAGTCCCATCTATGTAAACTGCTTCTTCTACTGCAACCCGAAAAACATACCGCCGTTAGCACAAACAACCTGTCCCGTGCACCACGCAGAGTCCGCGGAGACAAGCATGCCCACAATACCCGCAATCTCCCCAACGTACGCCGGCCTCCCGCCCTCCTCCTCAGCGGCCTTGACCAGCTCGTCCGAGTCGATCCCCTGCCTGGCCTTCATCAGCGGCGCGTGCTCGATGAATCCCTTGATGAAGCGCTTGAACTCGGGCGTGTTGCCCGCGTACATCTCGGTGAGCACGGGACCGGGGTTGATCGCGTTGACGGTGGCGTTCTCGCTGAGCTCGCGGGCCCAGGTGCGCGTCATGGCCTCGAGGGCGGCCTTTGTGCCGCCGTAGACGCTCTGTTCTGGGAAGCCGGCGGAGGAGCTGACGGAGGACATGTTTACGATGCGGCCGGAGCGGTCTTGGGGCAGGTAAGGTTGGACGGCTTGGGTTAGGAGCAGAGGGCCGAGGACGTTTACGCGGTAGGAGACGTCGAATTGAGAGACTGTTATGGCGGGGAGGAGGTTGTTTTGGGCGACGCCTGCGTTGTTGATGAGGATGTCGATTTGGAATTTCTTGCTGGTGTTGAGCCTTTCGAAGTGGGCTTTTGCGGTTGCGACGAGGGATCGGGGTCCTTCGGGCGTGCCCATGTCGGCTTGGACCGCGAGGGTCTTGATGTTGTGTTTTGTGCTCAGGTCTGTTGCGAGTTGTTCGGCTGGGGATTGGGAAGAGGGGGAGGTGTAGCCCAGGATGAGGTTGCAGCCTTTGGCGGCGAGGTGCTCGGCGATGGCAACGCCGATGCCTGGACGGTGAATCTGCGTTAGATAATGTTGTGAGCTTATGTTTACTGGAAGCCTTACCTCGAGAGGCGCCGGTCACGATTCCGAGCTTGCCATCGAGAGAACGAGACATTGCGATGGAGCTTTTAATCGGTTGCTGGCTCCTTGTGAATACGAAGTAGGTTGCGGTTGAAAGTAGAGAAAGAGAGCAGGGGATAGTTGTGGTATCAAGGAAGGGAAGACGAGAGACTGAGGCAAGATCGGCAAAGTTCACGATGAGAAGAGGACGGGAGTCCAGAGATGGTTCTTATAAGCTACATAgactacggagtacggataccttaccttaccttgccttACTCAGGGACCAGAAACCCTACCTAAGGTATCTGGGCAGGGTTCGATTGTCCCGAATGAGTAATGCTAGCAGCTCTCGTGACCCATCAGAAACTTGTTGAGCGACGAAGCATTTCCCGCCGGCACGTTCCATTGGGCGGGATCTGAACTTGTCAGGTCTAGATGTCGTGGGACGCGGATGGATGGGGGGAACTCCAGTCGGTGTTTCTGGGTGAAAGCTACCCCGCTATCGCAGAGCTATGCGCTGGAGTTTCCATCTGTTGTGCCCCGCGGTCGGTGGGCATCCCACACCTGGCACACCCCCACGTCATTCTCCCGCGCCAATCCCGGGCCGTGGGCTCGACGCCGCCCAGGGGGCCACGATTTTTGGTGGTCCTGGATCATCGTGGATTAGCGTTTTAAGTCTGAGGACCAGGAGGGTTCTTTCTTGGTGGGCTTCGTGTTGTACTGATGATGTGTACTTGTGCATTTTTTGGAATGCAGAAGCGCTATGAGAATGGAATGAAAGCAAAGTCCGTTATCACCGCAGAGCTGAGAGTAGTCCGGCTTACACTTAGAAGTACTACCTGGTATCCGTAAGCATCACAAGCCTCAATCACTTGCCCAAAGCTCGTGTCCAAATATCTCGGCAATGAAAGAGTAATCTCTTCCCAGATGAGATTTTGTATGTTTgagaatatttttaatatattatgtGATTAAGGGCTCTTCTTCCAGTCTTGAGAATAGGAAATGACGGTCTAGACGATGGTGAAGCTTGAGATGCAACTAAACTAAAAGGCGGTCCGCATGTGGTAGATTCGGATGTCTTCTGAGCGAGTGCTTCAGTAGTGCTTTAGTCAATTGACAGCAATAGAGAACCGCACCGAGAGTAGAACGTTGCGGATGGAATCTCATCTCTGTGCGAGCAGTACCAATTTCATAAGTCGGTCGGAGTTCAGACACATTGATGGCACGAACCATCCTAAACAACTTGAATTGAAGTTTGAGGAAGATTACAGAAACGCAACTTTCACAGAGGGTAATCAGCCTTAGTCATCCGACAATGGATCATGTCAAGGTTCAACTCAAGGCTCGAAACATGAAGAGCCTGCCCTGTCAACGGTTGTGAATACGGAAAAGTACAGTTCGAGCTGCAATAAGCTCGTGTATCTTAGCTGAGCATCTGGCGGGGCAGTTTTGAGCGACGCTCGGAGCCTTGTGCGGCGGTGGTGGGGTTCTTGCAGCCACCTCATGGTCCAACGACCAGGGTCTTTCCAAAAGTCTACACCACACTCCCCTCCCTCCTCAGCGTCCCCCCATCGCGAGATCAACCCACCACCGCACCCTGCGTCTCTTCAGCCTTGCGCTACTCTACGCAAAGCCGGCCAACGTCGTCATCTCGAACCCGTCCGTTCATTCACAGCCCCCACGGCTCAGACACAACCTCGCCCACCATGGATATCCGCCTCCTCAAGCCCGCCGACCTCCCCCTCATACAGCACGCCAACCTCGAGAACCTGCCCGAGAACTACTTCCTAAAGTACTACCTCTACCACGCCCTCTCGTGGCCCCAGCTCAGCTATGTCGCCGTCGACGTCTCCCGCCCCAAGCGCACCCCCTACGACTACCCCAAGATCGTCGGCTACGTCCTGGCCAAGATGGAGGAGGAGCCCACCGACGGCGTCGCCCACGGCCACATCACCAGTCTCAGCGTCATGCGCACCCACCGCCGCCTAGGTATCGCCGAGAAGCTGATGCGCCAAAGCCGTACGTCTACACCTCTGTTCCTGCGCGGACGCTCCGTCTACGGCATTGCTATCGACCAAAGGACTCACTGACTGACATTTACCACAGAACTCGCCATGGTCGAGACCTTCGGCGCCCAGTACGTCTCCCTCCACGTCCGCGTCTCCAACCAGGCCGCCATCCACCTCTACCGCGACACCCTCGGCTTCAAGAACGAAAAGACGGAGAGCAAATACTACGCCGACGGCGAGGACGCCTACTGCATGAAGCTCGACCTGGGCTACATCCGCGAGCAGATCCAGGACGAGCGCGAccgcgaggaggaggaggccgcTACGGGTGAAGCCGCAGACGAGGGCGAAGCCGTGGGCGACGTCGGGCGCGATCCGAACGCGCCCGCCGCTGATAAGAAGCGCAAGGTCAAGGTCGGTCGCGGGTTGGGTGTCGGGGAGCTCGTTGAGAAGAATGAGAGTAAGAACTAAAGGTGGAGCTCCCCGGGGGCACAGTTGGCCTGATTCTCGCTCTGATGGCTATGTGATGGGGCTGTGATAAACCGCGCGCGGGCAAGAGATTTGCTCCTTTCCTCACCTTTGGGGACAGCGTAAACGTCTGTTCGCGGCGTCGGCGGGGAAAGCATAAGGCGGATGGCACTTGACAGGCTGATGATGCAGCTCTTCGGACTGTTACCGCCATGTGGTTCCGAAATTTTCGTTGCAATCTCTCATGCCATCAGGAGGACAGACGGAAGAAAATGTAGAGCTCAATGTTGGGATGAGAATGACTGTCTGTGCGAGCTTGACCTACGCAGCGGAGTTCAAAAGCTTTATACGATCATGTTCATGACTGGGTTATGGCGCATCATAGCAAGGTAcctaagaaaaaaaaagacagtAGACGAGGCCATTGGTGGCGGTATAATGGAAAGAAAAGTTTCCTGGTTATTTCTACAGACTATTCACATGCCCGATACCGTATTCATAAGGCAGGTAAATAATTATGAGATGGTGGTGTGTGGTCTATCTACCACACCCCAGACTTTTGATCCTCCGCCGCCAACTCCCGCGCAAACTCAGCGTCCGCCTCGACCTTGAGTTTTTCGATATTCCTCGACAACTCGTCAATCTCCTCCTCTAGGCGCTGCGTATTGTCATCGTCGCCTCTTCCGCCGCATCTCCCGCCACGGCCACGGCCCCAGCCTCGACCGCCGCCGCAGCGTCCTCTTCCAGGATTGCTATCCCGAATCTCGGTCCTCGCCTTGTCTAGCTCCTCCACCCTTCTGGCGATGTCCTTCTCCATGTCCTCCACCGCCTTGAAAAGCGCCTGGGACGAGGGCGGCGTCGGCGTGGATGGGGCAGAGGTCatgccaccgccgccgccgccgatgcTGGGGCTTCTGTTCCCTGCTGCTGGCGCTAGCGGTACTGCTGTGAATGGCCATGCCCCGGGCAACCCTCCCCAGTGACCAGGACCAGGAGGACCAGGAGGACCACTGCCTGGGAAACCACCCGGCATGGTACCTCTACCCGGCCCTGGAGGTCCCCACGGCATGCCCCAAACATTCGGCACAGGAGAGGTGTTATTGGGGAAGTTGGGGATCGGAGGAGTGCCGTGTACCACGGGTGGCGGGGGAACATGAACACTAATCGGCGGGACAAACACTGTCGGCCCGCCCCACGGCGCCGGTCCGGGACCGTGATGTTGCTGGTGTTGCTGATGCTGTTGGTGTTGTGAATTTTGTTGATGATGCTGCTGTTGTTGATGCTGTtggtgttgctgctgctgttggctATGTCGACGCTGCTGCTCTTGATGTTGTCTTTGCTGTTCTTGGTGTCGTCTTTGCTGCTCCTGATGTTGTCTCTGCTGCTCCTGGTGTTGTCTCTGTTGCGCCTggtgctgttgctgttgctgctgctgttgctgctggtgcCGTTGGTGCTCTAGCTGATGCCGACGTTGGTGATCATGGTGATTAGGATCTCCTCCTAGCCCACCACGACCGCCGCCCCTCCGCGCTTCCCTATGCGCCTCTCTCTGCTCCCGCCTTGCCCCCCTATTCTCCCTCCTGCTTTCCCTCCTCTCCTCCCTCCGCTCCCTCTTCTCCTCTTTCCTCCTCGCGCGGCGTTCCTTCCGCTTTTCCTTGCGCGTTGCCCGCTGCTGGCGCTTGAGTTTGCGCCAGTCCTGCGTGATGCTTCTAATTTCCGCTCTGAGGGCTTTCTCCTCTGCCTTTTTCGACGCAGCAGtagctgctgttgctgcacCTTCTGATCCTTTCTCTGGCTGCTGCGAGGGTTGCGTCGCCGCTATGGACCCGGCGGAACGTATGTCCTCGCGCAGCTGCGCAATATCGTCTTTCGTGACGGGCTGTTCTGGGTGTGATAGCCAAGTGGTGATACGCTGTTTGTAGATGGGAAGCTGTGAAGGGTAGAGGTCTTCGTAGTCTGGCAGTGAGCCGACGGAGGATGCAGAGGATGCtgaagatgaagaagaggCGGATGAGGATGAGATGGAGCGCTGGTCTGAGGGGTACCGGCCGGGAGGCCGACCGCGGCCTGCTGCTCCGTCTCTCCCGCCATCTCCGCTCTCATGGCGAGCGTGTTGTTGTTCTGGGCCGCTGCCTTGGTAAAAGGGATGCTGCGGGTTCGGATGTGGAATGATCGGTGGCTGAGGGTGAGGCGGCCCCGTCGGGAAAAAGGTTCCTGGTACTTGGTCGGGCCCGCCAAACATGGGTGCCGGTGGCGGACCCGGAGGTGCAagaggcggaggaggagccCACCCGGGGCCGGCATAATGCGCTTGCGCGCGGGGCGTGGTAGTGCTTCCAAATCTGATGCCGTTCTCGTCCGCAATAAGGTTCCCTACTCGAATACCGTTGCTGCCTGCGACAATGCGGTCGCCAATGTTGATACCATCCGTGGAGACAGTGATACCGCCAAAGCTCCAGCTATTTCGTGATTCGTTGGAGCCAGACTGAGGTTGCTGCTGAGTTTGCATCGCGGGCCCTTGACCGGGATGTGCTGGGAATGGTACGGGCGTGGGACCGCCACTGCCACTCCCATCACCGAGACCAAGATCACGGTTGCCGCCTCCGATAGCAGGATTCTCAGCGTTTCTGTCAAAGGACCGATCCCACGCGCCCGGCACGTGCAGATCGTCCTCCGCTACCTCAGGTACCAGCGTGATGAGCATGCCCCTGGGTCGGAAGAA
Proteins encoded in this region:
- a CDS encoding AhpC/TSA family protein, which translates into the protein MTAGCSAASPTPDGHQNLGVEERTGNGRKAYWTMDRGAKTFFTVENEGNGRWEVKRVLTMLACSRLGEPRHADSEPALFKAEQPYNTGGARTSTRDAPHRTAKMQQRNTAGHLHRISPLVPAEALAMAACDWLISRTSSSTSCLPLNFPRFPASPLFKSHTLCDLPILSLYTTMPVELRKRKAPEPAPAPAPKKASSKVAKAADKVKGAVKGKAEKPAEKPVEKVAEKPVEKPAAANGSGKKVKAAKGETIDLDGFGGDIETNDGEKTTLKELVDKSKAGVVLFTYPKASTPGCTKQACLFRDSYEPLTKTGFAIYGLSMDSPKANTTFKEKQKLPYPLLCDPKATLIAAIGLKKPPKSTQRGVFVVDKAGKVLIAEPGSPAGTVDVVTALIEGGDVDGAEEAATEAPAADAKEEEEAANGEVKADEEKKEDAADEAEKKDEKKDE
- a CDS encoding short-chain dehydrogenase, translating into MSRSLDGKLGIVTGASRGIGVAIAEHLAAKGCNLILGYTSPSSQSPAEQLATDLSTKHNIKTLAVQADMGTPEGPRSLVATAKAHFERLNTSKKFQIDILINNAGVAQNNLLPAITVSQFDVSYRVNVLGPLLLTQAVQPYLPQDRSGRIVNMSSVSSSAGFPEQSVYGGTKAALEAMTRTWARELSENATVNAINPGPVLTEMYAGNTPEFKRFIKGFIEHAPLMKARQGIDSDELVKAAEEEGGRPAYVGEIAGIVGMLVSADSAWCTGQVVCANGDPFDDVLTLEDQFFSEGFRQGTEDGIQAGKIEGRSVGLAKGYEKFYESGRIHARAVIWANRLSLPQKNSSTATKKPSSSSAAASASVSGSAEQAQLSTEPPSESQNKTCSLPPLPPNARLEKNVTTAFALVEPDTLSKENSDDAVNDFDDRLKRAQGKVKIIERMTGEVVSAPEAPAAAGDIKVPETKEI
- a CDS encoding acetyltransferase, with amino-acid sequence MDIRLLKPADLPLIQHANLENLPENYFLKYYLYHALSWPQLSYVAVDVSRPKRTPYDYPKIVGYVLAKMEEEPTDGVAHGHITSLSVMRTHRRLGIAEKLMRQSQLAMVETFGAQYVSLHVRVSNQAAIHLYRDTLGFKNEKTESKYYADGEDAYCMKLDLGYIREQIQDERDREEEEAATGEAADEGEAVGDVGRDPNAPAADKKRKVKVGRGLGVGELVEKNESKN
- a CDS encoding NADH-ubiquinone oxidoreductase 21.3 kDa subunit, with amino-acid sequence MASKAIAKAAAGGLVEISQKHTLQSTGIWERIRRSLAIDPNRSSGVPLNPTFRNPAPGANDPLAYDDPVTVPAGDIADNPYWKRDARRNYPAISVVNQADVVGLLAVGSAANPRVELIGEAGEKALVAAKEEGKTTGIAAYLEKNAAQGAVEASKEALFTNGLPPTPSGESLKSGKWDVHKYKVNEEQTYGEG